The Anas acuta chromosome 22, bAnaAcu1.1, whole genome shotgun sequence genomic sequence AGATATTTATAGGATTTTTAACAACTATGATTGCATTTGTTCTTTGACCTTTGTCTCCaaactatttaaataaaacacattctCAGAATGTTATATGAGGATACGCCttgtcttccttctctcctaAGAAAGGAGTGAAGAAGTGGAAACATCTTGTTTGATACTTGCTTTCTCACACATTGAGACTGCAGCTCCTAGCCTACAAATGAGGTCTGCTTTTATGTACAGCAAGGTATAGGGAAACTGCTAAACGAGGGTTGGCCTAGGTTGACTGACAAGCATCAGAAAAGCAGTATGGAGACAGTGAGAGTATTTAATGCCCCATCTTGCTGActtcattattttcctattcACAGAGCTAATAAAAATGCTCTAAAGAAGGCCTTTGGAGCTAAGGGAAGAGCGATGTGGTGTCCTCACAATCATAGAGAAACTATTCTGCTGAAAGCCAGCACAtaggtttattattttttgaacatTTCTCTTGTACTTTACAAACTCCTACACtgtgtttatttgaaaaaaaaacacagcttgagCCTCTGTCAGGACACAGGAAAGCCAAAATGCCCTTTGGCCTAAGGGAAAGTGGTGCATTAAGCTGAGAGCCAGGAGGTTATGAGTTTCATACCTCATTATGTACTCCAAAACTTTGTTGATAGAAATCTGCTTTTGTCAACATAGCCGTGGGGGTGCCTACAGACAGCACCTCCAAACTGACAAAACTCCAAGTTTCTGTTTGTAAAATAGCCTCACCTGCCTTTGTGCTGTCAGTTTACCCCAGCCTCTGGGTGTGGGAAAAGAGTTCACACCGCAGCTACAGCAGTCCTCCAGCACCGATGCTAGCCCTGCTGATTGTGGGTTTTAACTCCAAGGACCCGCGATCAAAGTGACTGGAAGCCTGACTTCCTCTTCaaattgtgttttcttcaaGCATGCCATCTTTATGGGTGCCTCTGAGTGAGGAAATGAACGTGGCACAGAACCCCAGGTGTGCACCCAGCCCCCTGTTCCtgcctggagcagagctggggtcCTCAGCCTCCTCAAACCCTAACCGAGGGAAAAACTGTGTGGGGGCATCTTCAGAGAGATCTCTGTAATTGCTACACACATGAAAAGAGCCCAGAGCTTGCAGGTCTCTGGGAAGGAGTGGGGCTAAACAAGACAGTGCAGGGCCAAAGCTAACGATGCCCTCCAGGCTTGCCACGGTGCTGCCTTAGATATTCAGCACTGCAGGGCTTCTGTCTCCTGCCCTTTCTCCTCCTGGGAACCGTGCAAGAGTCTGACCTTTAGCTTGTCCTCACTGCCAGTGTTTTAAGATAACTTACCTCATGGGAATCGGTGATCATCCTATTGACAAGGagtaaaaaaaagaattatgcagatctccagcacctccccagATGACAATCTGATCATCAGAGCCAGCGTTGGGAGAACAAGTGGCAAGGACAGAAAAGGCAGTCTGATaaacaaacagcagcttttcatTGTGTCTTGCCCTCACCATGTGCTGACTTTCACCTCAGCACCTGATCCCCCAACTCAGTTTGTGTTTTGTGCATATGCACTCCCTGACAacgagtccctccccagctttcctgcaggcccccgTTAGGTATCGGAAGGCTGCTGTagggtctccccagagcctcctcttccccagaagACTgagaccttacagcggccttCCAGTGCGTAAAGGGGGTCTATGgcaaagctgggggggggggaatgtcAGGGAgttgcagtgataggacaaggagctaaggctttaaactaaaagagggtagatgtAGATTAGAGgtgaggaggaaattcttcactcagagggtggggAGGCACTGGCCTAGACTGCCcggaggagctgtggctgccccatccctggcagtgcccaaggccaggctggatggggcttggagcaacctggtctggtgggaggggggtgggattagatgagctttaaggtcccttccaacccaaaccattccatgattccaCGTCTTTCTCACTCTCCATATGCTGATAGCTCAGGGGCTAGAGAGAGGGTGATGGTTGTGTTTCCATGCTCTTGGATCTCCTTGTTGCAGCAGGGTTCTTCAAGGCTCTCATTTATCTGGAAAGCACAGTCCCTTTATCTCAGCTGTGATCTCCAGGATGCACTCATACACTGTCCTTGTGGTTCCCTGTCCCTGAGCCATTCTTTCACCTATGGCATGATTCTTATCTTATCTGATCACTTAAAGTTCAGTAATATGCCTAAGCCATAACCTGTCCTCTAAAAGCATTggaatttgctttttctgccctctgctcagctgcagctggaaaacCAGGCAACAAAGCAGAGCCTGCAAAGAGGTAAAGCGTTATTTTCTGCGGGTACTCTCTGCACAGGCAAGGGAAGATGCCTTGCTGCCTTACCATGGCAGCCCTGCTAGGCACGCCAGCAATGAGGTTTCTGTGCAGGCAGCCTTCCCTCTGCACCACTTGTACGAAAAGCCAACACAGAAGTGCCAGGAGTTGGCAACAATTATGATGAAAGCTAAGAGAAATAGATAAGTAAGTATCCTGGCTCTTTTTTGTTGGCAACCCTTAGCCTGTTGTAAGGGCACAGTTGCTGGAGAGCACTTGGCAACCAACAGGCATTCAGATGGAGATACGTGTACATTTTGGGAGCTGATGAGCAGATCAGGTGCTGCAAAGGGTAAAAAGACCAAATGCAGTGTGGACTGCTAGGAAGCAACTATACCTGTGAGAAACATGGTTTCTGACAGCAAACAGAAATCCtacaaagttgtttgaccacCAAGCCGAGCTTGGGCAATGGAGACACAGGAGTATAATTCAATGCACTAGGGTTTTCTGACTTTGACCAGCTTTCCAGACTCTGTACCCAAACTGACAGGCCTTCAGAGCCCAGAACTGGCCAGGAGAGGGTGAGGGGAAGCTGGCAACCAGGATGCTCCAGGATGCATGCAGGTACGCTGCCGTCCTGCCCTGACCTTActcagagctgcagggcagtgTGCTGCAGCACTATGCAGTGAGCTCCCTCCTTGCTTCCAGacagcatctcctgcagctggagctgtgccaTGCTGGCACCAGCTTGGTAAACCATACGCTCTGCTGCCTGCTATGAGCCACTGTTACTATCATCAGCAAAATCCTGCCGTAGCCCATTTGTCTAATCTTTTCTGTGGTCTTGTGATGatcattttctgtgcttcatAGCTTTTATTGCTACAACCTTATTAGTCTTTCTTTATAGGCCTCACCGATTCCTTGTCTCATAAGACAGCACCTGACCTAAGAGGGTGCCCAAAGCTGTTCTTAGTAGAAATAGCAATGGAATCCAAGTTCTAATATGACAGCTTTAATTTCCATCTATTAAttacagacacagaaaaaattACAATCGCTGTTAACAGTTGGCCAACTTGGATGTAAAAAGAGACCTTGCATATTCTTTCTCCTTATCCCTTGCTCACTCTGTCCCACTATTTATCCCTGCAGAAATACATCATTGATCTTACATACAGCACAGCCCAGAAGTTTCTTTGGGATGGAAAGCACGAAAAAGCAATGCCTGCAGCTTTGCATGCGTTGCGTTTCAGCACTGAAGTGTATGGCTCAAGTTCTGTGCAATTGGTGCCTGCTTATCTCCTCTTGGCTGAGGCCTGCATTGGTAAGCACTGGTCTAAATAGTAACTTTGGCAAGGGCAAGATCTCCCTTGGATCAGATTTCTGGTTTCCTTTTACCATTTATCAGGGAAGGACCAGCTCTACATTTCAGCATTGTGCCATGTCTCTACTCTGCCCTGCCTCAAGGGCATTCCAGAGAGATTTGAGAAGTTATTCCCCATTTTCTGCGTGAGTCTGGGGAAAAGAATCACTCATCTGTGGTGAGAGATcaatgaaagcaaatgaaatgttttctccGTCTCTACCGATTCCCACATGAGAAGCAGtataaaattttattgtttACCTCTGTGGCTTCATAGAATTCTCAAAAGCATTAAATTCCCAAGGGCGGTTGGTTGGGTTGTTTTCTCTGGGAACCAGCACATTTCTGAGGCCATTGCATCAGAGGAACAACTCAGTTCATTCACAGAAGTGAGCTCCACCAGAAGCAGAGCTTTTTCTCATTGACTGCGTGCTTTATAAACAATGTCAAATTGGGACCCTCTATGCAGAGAACTGGTCTCCTCAGCTGTAAACGTAAAGGactgagaaattaaatttaaacttaTAAaattaaaggttggactagatgatcttagaggtcttttccaacctggatGATTCTACAGTTACTGTAAACCATTGCTGTTATAGGAGTATCCACAATACTCTACTGGCAAAACTGAGCAATCTCAAGGATTGTTGTAAAATGGAGTGGTGaggtaagggaaaaaaatcacatcagtaATTCTAGTGTGATAATACACTAGTTGTTAGTTGCTGTCTGGAGCTAGCCTGTTTTGTACACGTCTTTCAGAGGTACTGAATGCAATACACAGTTTCTGGTTTCTCTCCTAGCTCTAGCCTGCCTGCAAGTTAGCTTCTCAACACCTGCTTGACTGAGGAGCACTCTGAAAAGAAGAGGGGAACGCACAAATTAGGTCTTCATGTCAAGCTACAGCAAAGGGATAGCTGGCAGTATCCTCTGCATttctaaatatgaaattatctttatcctgccttttttttttttttttttttttttgtcatttcaggTGTTGGCCATCATCTGCAGGCATCTAAGTATCTCTCCCAAGCTCAGTGGATTGTCCTCAGAACTCCagactgcagtgctgcagttCAGCATAGATTACATCGCAGTTTGGggcttctctgtgctgctgaaggaaACTTTGAACAGGCTTTATATCACCTGGCAAATGACGTGAGCCaattaaaatacagcaacacttcaattttccttccttctctagCTTTTCCAGATCCTATAGAAAACCTCAGCAGACAGTTTTTTGGGACTGATCTTAAGTACCATAAGAGTACATGTTAATAACACTTGACCTGTGTAGTCTAAGACACCTTTGTGTCCATGTGTTAGCTAAAGTTGTGTTTTACCACTTACCATTGTTCTCTTGAGTGATATATAACTTGGCTTTACTAGGTCTGCTTATAAATTTATCTATCAGTTTTGTTATGGTCCTGAGATGAACAGGCATTCCTACCATAAATTGGTATAGTTGCCTTTTATTCAACAGATAGGTTTCTTTATATTTTGGCTGTCATTTTCCTTAATACTTTTCTGTTAGGTGACAATTCTCCATCATCCATTATTTAATGAATGTTTTACTTAACTATTTAAATGTCTGGTTCAATAACATGTTCCCCAATTCAATCTTCTTAGCCATAAGAGCAGTTTGTAAAATTTGAAGTCATTATTTCCAGCAGTGTTCTTTGGGATGCTTTGCCTGTTATTTAATCCCCCAAAAGGCAGATGGTCTCCATGACTTCCTATTTATGTCCCATATAGCCTAAATTTATCCAGTGCAGAGTGATGTATACCCACTACTGTTGAATTTGATAGTAGCTTTTTACAACAGCTTTGTGTGGGTGTAAACGTTGACATAAGGTGGAGGAGAATTAGACACTTTCCATCCTAACAAATGTCTTTGTTTAGTTTGTAAACCTAGAGATTCCCTGCTATGCCACTGTATTTTTAGGTTCCCTGAATCTGGTGCCTGAAAGGAGTAAAGttatagtttttttttactattagtGAGTCGCTGGCCTACATTAGAGCAGCCCAAGACCTGCTCGAATTCTGGCTGCGTGTCTGAGATCTGCTGAGAGTCACACGCCAGCTCAGAATAGCTGGAATGTACTACTGCAATGTACCACTGCCTTCCCACTTCCCTCCCCTCACTTTGGCTGGGGCTTCAGGGGAGAAACAGCCTCCTGGCACATGACTGGagagctgaaaagcagcagcaagttgTTCGTTTGAAGAGGAGAGACATGAGTTGCACAGTAAGAGGtgtgggaaacctgttccactCTTCAGCAGGGTAGCACACCATGATAAGGAATCATCTGCCCCAGCtagcagggatttgggggtgtTGCATTCCTTtgtataaaacacaaaatacaggTTTTGTAGTAACATAGTTTATAGTTATAATTAGGTGTAACTAATGTTATAGTTACACAGAAAGACAGAATGCTTGCAGTATTACTAATCTGTAGTGAAAAATTTCCCAGGGTAGATATGAATGCTAAATTtctgcataattattttttaaatattgttttcagaTTTACCTTGCTAGTTCTACATTTGGGCTAAAATCTATTGAGACCTCTGGAGGGTGTTTCCACATGGCTAATGTTTTCTTTCGCCAAAACAAAATGGACATAGCAGACTCACTGTATGCTGAGGTTAGTAAAACCAGTACTCATCCTgtatctgtttctcttttttttttttttttcttctgtgcacttttcaatgttttcctgtttctgacTGCCTTTAATATGATGGTCACTATATCAGCATTTTAGCATCAATCTCAGAAACTGTTTTCATACCTATATATTTCCCTGAGTTAAACCAGAATAGATAAATCCTACATGTgctaaatatatgtatatacatacatacatatatatatgtgtgtgtgtgtgtatatatatatatatatatatatatataaagttgcAGTCTTCAGTTTTGGCAGCCAAACCTTGTTAAAAATAGCTTTACTACCAAAAGCTCCCCACAAAAGGTTAAAGACATACCCAGATGTCTTGGAGATGGTGGCCAGAGTTTCCATAGTGAGGGAAGGGCGGAAGGGCAGCAATGGAATGTGAACAAGCAATGTAAAATTTAAGCAGAGTACCAGTGAAAAGTCGCAGTGATAAAAGCTTGTCAGCAtgcaaagcaaaggaaggaacaagaagaaattcttcactgtggaggtggtgaggcactggcacaggctgcccagagaagctttGAATGCCCCTTgcttggaggtgttcaaggccaggttggatggggctttgaccaacctgatctggtgggagatgtccctgcccgtggcagggggtggaactagatgttttttaaggtcctttccaacccaaaccattctgtgattctgtgattctatgattctgtgaacagTTGTCTAACCAACGTaataactgaaaagaaaaaaaaaatctttaatttgtTTAGCCTGATTTTCTGTGGTAAATGAGGCTGTGTCAGATAATGCAATCTGCCTCCACTCCCCTTACAAACATCCACCAAATTTGCTTTTGGTTAACAATTTAGTTAGATTTATTCGAgtctgatgaaaattaaaagatagAGCAATGAAATTCCAGCTTGTGCTCCCACTGGGAGAAGAGCCATCAGATCTCCGTGTGAAAGAGCCAGCTCGGCAGCAGCCGGCCCACTAACCAGCAAGCACTTGGGTTATTGTGGCAGGGGCATGCATTGCAGGACACATTGTTTATAGAATAATTAGTTGCTAAATGCCATGTGTTCATACAagtgaaataattcatttacTTCCTGGTAGGTAACTGACATCTGGCATGCCTTTCTTACGAAGTCAGTTCAAACACAGGAGCAAATTCACAAGTCAAGAGCAGAAAAGTCTCCATTCACTGAGGACAAAGAAATCAGTGAAGACAGTATGAGTAAGCACCATTGCgcaaaaatgtttctgagacaggatttaaaaaaaaatccatatatttTAGTGGTCATATTTACTGTGTTGGGTTTTGCACTGCATTACTTTAGACCAAATTTAATCAGAATCATGGGTATTTATGCTTAGTGGATAGTGCTGGATGAAACAAATGAGACCACTTTAGAAATGAGGGTGTTCAAGTGAAAACACAGCGTTCTCCTTTTGGTTTACCTGCTCCTTTTCACAGCACTCCTGGCAGTGACTTCAACAATACAAGATTTTGTCTTTCGGGATTTTATTCCACTTGAGCATTCTTGTTTCTTGACAGCTCCTTTCTGTCCATTTAATTATGTGAAAGTGATATTTCATCTCACTTATGTAGGTTTCCATCTGAAGCAGTGGGACACAGTGGAATAGCATATGCTGATAATTGGATATATTAATCTGGAGAATACTCTCAGAAGAATAGCTGGGGAATCTCCCACTTGGACGTAGGGGAAGTTGCATGAAGCATTGAGAAATACGCTAGATTGTATGGTACTACTCTACACTCCACTGAAGTGAAATGACTAGGAAAAGACTAAGCTCTGTTCCTTGTCTTCTTTTAACCGCCTATGCTCCTAAGAATAttgtcagagaagaaaaatgtttctgcaaatCTCCATGCCTGGCATTCTCTCAAGCAGTAGTTGCTGCAATAGGAACCACACAAGGCAGGGCTACATGATTCCATCTTTGGTTATGACAAGAGTATGAAAGTTGCTCTTTTCATACAGCTGTTTTGACTTCACATCCTTACTAAAGGCTAATCAACACAATTACTGACTGGATGAAAAGGTATCTGTTAATGGGTATGGAATTTGCATGGAGCTGGGATACCACATTGATGCTTGTAGTAGAACAGCTTTGATGTCTAGAAGAGATAATTAGTTAGTTTTGAATATATTATCTTCTATACATACATCCAACAAGTTTATTTCATTCTTGATGCAGCTGAAGCCCAGCAAGCAGAAGCAATTCAAGTACTGAATGCAGTACTAGACATCAGAGAACAGGCACTGAAGCAACAACCTGGCGAAACCGCAAGAGTTTTACATGCTCTTGCAATGCTTTATTATCTGGTTATGGATTTATCAAAGGTGAGTTTCACGAGGTGAAAGGGTGCAGGAGGGTTCCCTACCTCTGCTTCAGTGTTGGCCCCATCCCACAAAAGGAGGAACAAGCCAGTCCTGGCACCTGTCCTGTGTGCAAAACTGCCTTGGAGCACTGGATAACCTAAGGCAAATATGCCTTGGCAGCTCTGCATGAAGCCAGCCCATGATTTGCACCCtgtcaaagttaaaaaaaaaaacactggatcTGTTTTGATCTCTGCCACACCATCCACAATGGATCCAGTAGTTACTCATGTTTTCTAGGTTTGTCCTTTATCTGGGATGTCCTGGCAGTGTACCTGCCTGTCACAAGCCACATTTAGACATCAGTTTGGATgttaaacagcaaaaaaaacatAGGTCTTGCATGTGTCCCTACTTGAGCAAGATTCCCTGCATCTACCATGATGTTTATGTAGGTTCACACTATCAGACCTTGTAATTCACTTTTGAATTTGCGCTGCTTTATTTAAGAGATTGTGGCTACAAATTTCAGGTGTAACCAGTGTCCAGTTCTCTGCATTCAGAATAATGGATTTGGAGAAAGTGCTGAACACTAATCACCTAGAAATTGGGCCTTTTTGTTTGGGATAAGCAGTCAGAAACTCATGTTTCTTCTGCCTATGATTTGAAGGGTGAAAATAGAGATTATTAATGGTCTCTTCGTTCTACTAGAGAAAGCCATAGGATTTGGaagacacaaagaaacaaattcaaattagaaaaaaggcaaagctttGTAATTGTGGGAATGTCTAGTCGCTGGATGAACTGCTGAGGGAAGTGAGGGATTTAGTTCAAACTGAGTCAATACAGCTGTTTCTGCCTGAAATAGCTTTGAGAATGTTCAGATGAACTGCTGTATCAGATGGGAGGTAATGATCtccagcaggaggagctggggttAGTAATCTCTTCTGTCTGCACCACTGgatcctaaataaataaataaaataaataaaataaatctgttggCAGCTTTACTCTCTCCTCTAAAGCAGCTTGTACAGGTCACCCTCTGAAACAGGCAGCTGAGTGACTGGAGCCTGGATCTGATCCAGTGCAGCTATTCCAATGAGCCTCTGCAGGTATTTTAAGTGCTCCTTGAGAAAAGCCAAATTCCTGACAATTacattgtcttttttgtttcattccagGCTTATGAAATGGGGACAAAAGCCTTTGACCTGCTGAAACAACTGCCCCAACAAGAATCTCTAGAAGCCATTGGCCGTTTGTTAAAGTTGATTAACTCCAAGCCTTTTTACACAAAATAAGGAGCTCTTTCTACCAGGGCCAGGTCCTTGGCTACAGATCCTAGTTATCTAACTATgttgaaaacaatgaaaatacattaCAAGGCATAGGTCCTGTCTGCTATTGTCATCTTTCTAGATGTGTCCTTTTCCATCTCCAGGTGTTTGAAAGTTCAGCTTTGTGGTATTAGTTTATTTTCACATGCTGGTCAACCTCTGTAGACTGTTATGGAATAACAGCATGAGGGTGGGAAACAAAAGCACAACCATCACAAAATGCATAAATTGTTACCTACTTGCTTATGTAAATAAGAACAGCCTTTTGCATCCTCATGTTGTCTGTTCATTGTCTGTTCATGTTGTCTGTGATTCAGAAGCTAAAACCAGCTGACATATACTTGTTACTGTTTTcctcaattttcttttcactttcatGAGTGAGATACCATGGAGAGATATGGGAGGAAACCAGGGAAGGTCTTCGCTACATTCCTAACTTGGGTGGTTGACACCTGCTCCCCCGAACATGGCTGGGCTTGCTCAGGTGTTTCACCGTTCTGTAACACCCCTCAGTCTCCAACCACGGTCTCACTTTTTGCAGCACTTCAAAGGAGTCTCATAGGTAGCTCTGGACACTGAGGGACTCATTTGTTCCACGCGTGGGAGAACTTGCATCCAGGAGGACCCATGAGAACAGCATCAAGAGCTGTAAGCATGCTTGTCAATGGACTTGAGgcaaaagattaaaaagttAGCTAGCCTTTTAGCCAAGCAGAGCTTGCAGCCCAAAGAAGTGGCTTCTTCATGTCCAAGAGCTTGCCAGCACATAGGCATCCCATTCTCTCTGGTGCCAGCCCCGAGAGGACAAAATCCCCTGAGTTGCTGTGTGCTGCTCCCCATAGGCTCCCATCAAACTGGCTGCCAAGCTCTCATGGGCTTCCTtgcagagcagagaaagaacagCAGGGCACAGAGTATGTGTGACCCTTGGTGTATGAAGGCCAAGATACATTAGAGAAGGGCTAGAGGAGCCCCACGAGAGCCAGCCCTGTACCTGGAGGCAGCTGCACAGTGAGCTTGGTTCAGACCCTGAAGCATGTGACAGCTGGGAAAGAGGTTAAGGGAAACTTGCCCTGCTGCTGAGGTCTGGATTCAGCTGAGCGTTAAGCCCACGATTAATTCTCATTTACTTCAGGAGGATTTATGAATGCATTTAATTGCCTTGCTGAATTGGGATGGAGTCAAGTACGCTTTTAAATGCTTCGTCGAGCTGGGACCTGAACAATTAGAAAGGACTGATATTCCTGGTAAAGGGAAAGCCATTCACTCCAGTTCAACGGATTTTAATTACAGAGGGTGGGATAGCTCTGAGCAGTGCACACAAGGCAACCCATAGCAGACAGACTTGGGGGCAGGTGGGAGACCTCCAAATACTGCTACGGGAGATGCTGGTGGACACATCCACCCTCATATCTCTGTTCCAGCTAACCAGGGCAGCTCTCACTGAAACTGGGCCGAGCACGCGGGGGACTCAAGGGGGCGTGCCAGCAGCCAGGATGCTCAGCGCCTGCTGGCACTGTGCCTCAGGACATGGAGGATTTGGATCACTGTGGCTGGGGATTTGGAGGCAGTAATCCCCCCAGGGCATGCCACAGCCAGGCTGTCTCTGCGTGACGTGTCAGGCTTGTGTCCCCTCCATGGTGGTGCCACACAGCACAGTATCACTGTTCCCGGCTATTTAAAGCAgtgtgaaaattaatttttcataggTTTGAGGGCTGGGCATCTCCAGGAGCAGCGCCTACACACTGATGAGCAAGGGCTGGAAAAGGAAACCCTAGCAATGGTAATGAGAGGAGCCCTGGGCAGATGACCTTATCCTCAACCCAGTGTTCCACTGTGTGTCTTGCTGGAATTTGCACAAGGAGCATTTTTGGGAGATTTGGAAGATTTTTTACAGGAGCTATTTCCTCTGACCCTCAGGAACAGCCTTTTCCTCTGTATACACTTCAGGGGAAAGAGACATTtcaataaataatagaaaactGAAGTGATCAACATCAGCATTTCTTTGCCTGGAAGTGTTCGGGCTTGTAGTGCTTGGCACCTTGTTAAAGTGAAAAATTCCCCCAGGAACCAGCGCCATTCCTCCCTGTCTTAGGTGCTCGCAGCAGAGCCGCAGGAACGTGCTGTCCCGACGCAGATCCCAGCCCCAGAAGCTCCCAGAGCAGCCGACTGGGCcaggggcagctgtggggtCCAGCGACAGCCCTCAGGGGATGGATCGTGTCAGGTGCCCACCCgcagagctgcagatggggGCAGAGGTGGCACCTCCACAGCACAAAGTGCAGCTCCAGGGGTCCCAGGTGGGGTTTGGGCAGTTAAATCCCAGGTATGGCCCTGGTAAGGCTCCTCCATGGGCCCATGTGGCGGCTTGGCGATGTCTGAAGGCAGCTCAGCAGTACCAGGAGGTGGCAACAACACTCCCAGGAGCATGGCACTGCTCGGCACAGACCTTTTGTAACCAAGAACATTGGTTTCCTTTGAGGGAAAGTTTTGTGCGTGCTGGAGGAGCCCTGCTAATCTGCACCTGTGCTGAAGCAATCCCATTAAGGAGCTCATTGgcaggagctcttgcttggcaGCTGGCAGGGCCCAAAACAGAGCTCCTGGGCTGAAGGCAGCCTGAGCCTGACTGTAGGTAGGCAGCACACGATGCCTGTGAGCAACGAGGCTCTGCTGGCTTGCGTCAGCCAAaaccacagccccacagcccagctggggTCTTCTGCAGTTCCCAAAAGGTGCCCGGCTGTCcctgtgctgtttgctttttgccaAGTGGTAAAAGTGGAATTTAGCCCGTCGCACGCCCTGCCTCACCCCGTGAGGCCTTGGCTGCACAAACTGCTCCAGTCCGG encodes the following:
- the ZMYND12 gene encoding zinc finger MYND domain-containing protein 12, whose protein sequence is IRSPAPRRKPRSVALATLERPRRCELCGAAARLRCGRCRLTHYCDVDHQKADWVSIHEKICQLLVPVRTSLPFLIPEEERKRGVEQLVKRQKYIIDLTYSTAQKFLWDGKHEKAMPAALHALRFSTEVYGSSSVQLVPAYLLLAEACIGVGHHLQASKYLSQAQWIVLRTPDCSAAVQHRLHRSLGLLCAAEGNFEQALYHLANDIYLASSTFGLKSIETSGGCFHMANVFFRQNKMDIADSLYAEVTDIWHAFLTKSVQTQEQIHKSRAEKSPFTEDKEISEDSMTEAQQAEAIQVLNAVLDIREQALKQQPGETARVLHALAMLYYLVMDLSKAYEMGTKAFDLLKQLPQQESLEAIGRLLKLINSKPFYTK